The window AATCAATCTGAAATGGTAAAGTGAGACATCCACAGGGCTCTGTGAGGAGTGAACAGCAGCTCCTCTCTCACCTTGAACCTCTGCGGCTGGTGGAACTGGATGGTGGCCTTGTTCTGAGCGAAGCTTTTATTCAGACCGCTGCTCTTAACTCGCCCCGGCTTGTTGAGCACTTTCTTCTTGCCGTTGATGCAGCGCACGACGTTGACATCCCTGTAGTACTCCAGATCCTCGGAGCACAGGCTAGGCAGGTCGGACAGCTGGAACAAAGACTGGTAGTAGGAGGCCGTGTCGTGATCGGTCCTCTGCAGGTGGAGGGGCTTCTTCTCCCAGTACTCGCTGAAGAACTGCTCTGTCCCCATGGGCTGGATGAGGCTCTGGAACAGGCTGGCGGGGCTGTCGAAGCACAGGGGGGGTCGGGTGTCGGCCACCTTGCTCTGTTTGGGAGGGAGCTGCTCGTCGTCAGTGCTTGGCCTCTTTGCGGTCTTCGCTTTGCTTGTCTTTGGCATTTTAATCTGAAGAATTAAACAAAATTCAAAGAATATCATCATCAGTGAGATGGTGAAAACAGGCTCAGTCTCCGGGGTACAGGACACACCATTTGCTACTAAAAGGCCACAGTGTATCAGGGTGAGAAATAAACTGGGCTTCCTTATATTCTGACAGGGCCCGAATTGGGAATCCGCCAGAGGTATCAtgatgataatcaaaagctctttcatagtgctcatttagggagtcactgtcttgtcctggttgagaagtgcaaggtcagagggcaaagcagaaagtgccaagCAGGCAGACACTGATCTGATAAGGATGAGAGTTCTGTTCACACCAGGCACCATCCAACACTCACGCTTTGTTCCTTATGTTTACATCAAtgttaggagaccacacattggatgtgattggGTCTTGTGTTGCGTTCTTCAGGCCGACAGAACTTCTCCTGCCTTTGCAGacgcagcgctgatacttgacctgtgatctgacaaataaatctaccagaaccaaaaaagttgttttgctgaattcttccagacgtccccaaccGGGCTTCACGTTCGTTCGATTCGAtcatttcattctttctttcaatGACTTACAGGTCGACTTGATCTGCGTGGTTTTACAGGGGTTTCTACAGGAAATACCTCCTCAGTTGTtaacaaaaaacatgaacataggTGACAACAGCAAGCTGATCGATAAGGTCAGTAAGGATTATTAGAGTCACAGTTAGCTCTGCTCAATTTACAAATAActaagtataaatatatatacatataaataagtTTTTAAGCACTTCTGTGTTCTGTGAGGTAAAATGTCTTGAACGTCCTTGTCTTGTTAAAACAATTAATTGCTTTATTAATACTGCGTCAATTTCATACCGTGTTGTCTCTATTAAAGAGGCAAATTAGGGTCCGACTTTGAAACAACTGTTGTTTACATACATAACTGGCCCAAACACCTTCACATTTCTTCAAACATctttttacagatgttttagGATACTTTTTGTTCATAGGGTAACACTTATATGCAACATTCCTCTGATTAAAGGGTTAAATCGCCTCCATCGAAATGATGCAGCATGGGATCAGCAGATATTATATTGGGACTACTTTATCCGAGGTGTCTGAATGCAAAACCAACATTACTATCCTCAGTTAAAGAGTCTCAACTGTGTTTCTTATATTAACCATATTATGAGGAAATCCTCAGTCCATTAGGAACGATCAAAGTCTCTCTATTAGCGCTTTGATATGCAGCTCCCAGCAGATTCAAGGTCTGCAGTTCGGTTCATATACGTAGAATTAAACAAACGACTCGACAGACTCACCTCTTGAACAGCAGCTTAGACGTGACGAACTCCACGCGATGCGAGTTATGTGTTTCATTGAATATGTCCGACTAGAAACTCGGTCCCAGCATAGGAGCTGTGGGTCGCCATGTCACCGGCGGGGGGCGCTGTTAAGCAGAACCCGCTGCGTCTTTTCGTGCCATTTACAGCTTTGATGAGATTGGTAACCAATCATTTGGTTCCTGAGGAGGATGGTCTGAATGGTCTGAATGACTTTCTGTCCATTGATTGAACCAAACGTTTCTTTGGATTACGTCAAGAGAACTGAGATTACTTTCACAcagatttatttaatatttgattAGTCAAAAACGAATTGTTTTTAATGCCGGTGGTCAATACATCACAGTTTTTGGCTGATATGTTTGAAGATATTTGTCTAGAGTTCGGTGGTGAGTTAAAGTACCTGAAATAATTCAGAATATGTTTGAACAGCTATATTGAGAGAGACATGAATTCAGTGGATGTAATAAAACAAGTTCCTATACGTTTTCTTCTCAATGGGTTGAATGTTTATACAAGTCAAGGGAGAGATCCAGGACGGTTAATGACAACTGTCAGAATAAAACATCCTGCATGTTCAAAACCAACAGGAATATTGTGTCAAATAtataatcaaatatataaatcCTGGAACATTCAAATCATTAGAGTCTTGGCTACAATCTGCACTAAAAACTACTCCAACAAGTTATGAAATATGATATGCAAATTAGCATGTAAGggcctgacaaaaaaaacaacacagccgAGAAGACGCTGATATAACCCGAACCCTTACCTTGCCAAAACCACAGCAAAAATAGCCACCAAGTATCCAGCATGTGAATCGTAAATGCCCCTtaactttgacattttaattaaatcatgAAATAAATCAAGCAATTTCAGCGCTATCTGTGCAGGTTTtaagcgttgtttttttttttatttctcagccAATCCTCACTCTCGAGGGTAATTTTACGTTGTACTCATTTGGGCTTCTGAGTGGCCACGAAAGCTGTGGATAATTTCGCCGTTTAGTCGGATCCAATAGGATCAGACCATTCTAAAAACAGGCAAATAACGCTCAGAGCCGGATTTAGGAAAAATGTAGGCTTTTAGACTGCTTTCTCCATGTTTCATAGGACTTAAAAGGGCTGTTTGTGATTTTATATCAGTCGATTCACAAAAttagaaggtttttttttgtgttatattgatttatttcttcaccagtaacatatgCCCTGATATTTACTGAGGTTTCACAAGGGGATTCCCCTATATCCCCAAGAAAAATGTGTCCAGAGAAACAAAGTAGTTATaaagttattacactttttatcatgggtgtgctatttttggagcagaggcccaAAAAGAGCCTCAGGGTGCAGCATTCTGGTTTCTTCAGATTGGATCTAAAAAGTCTCTGGATAATGCAGGGGACACATGTGACAACCTTATTATAAAGCCTTGTATACATTATAATGTAAAGCATTACAGACATTAACTTCATATATACAGTGTGACAGAACtatacattaaatattattttggtCGATTGATAGGCTTTTACTGATGGCTTATGCAGAATTGAGAAACTTAAGACAGTATACGACAACTAACATTTCCAAGTGTAGACATGACAATTTCTTACCACAAAgtgatgtgtgttgtgtgttaacTCTTCAACAATGTCCCGGATGTGAAAGAGGAAGGAGCATCTCTGGCACGCGTCCGGGTTCGTCGACCTCGAGTTCAGACCAccagggaggaagaagagctccCTCTGGTCCATGAAGTTCAGCGTCACAGAAAGAGATGGTGTAAGCTGGAACGGAACAGAAAGACAACAGACCGAAAGAGATGAAGCTGCGGTTGGGGTTGAAGGAGGAGACTGCAGGTGGAGGTTCAGTCGACTTTGGGTGAACAGAGGCTCTAGGTGGTGATTAAGTTAGCGGTTTGCCAGCACCCTGCAGGTTCTAGGCTAACAGAAGTTGTAGGTGGAGGTGGGTTAGTTGTTTGGCAGGTGGCAGTTGGAGGTGAAACAGTAAGATAGAGtacaggaagtggaagaaatGTGTGAGGAGCTTAAATGCTGCACCAGAGCAAGAAACCCACTTCACTCTCGATACTAATCACATCTGCATCAAGGATAACTGTGCTTGAGAAAAGCACAAACAGAATGTGTTGTTTTCACATACAATGCATCACCAAACGGCCcttaaaaaacattcattttacaatTGTCTAACAGACAGAACAGAACCAGACTCTAATGTGTGCAGTGTTTCTGTTACGGCAGGTTGACCAGGACCGAGGAGCTGAGACAGCAGAGTCGGTGAAGGGAAAATATATGAGTCACATGTTGCACCAAATAAACAGCATGAGAAAATACTCTTAGTCAGTAAGGCAGCCACGGGGGCCGAGGTTCTGAGCTGACAAAACAACATGGTGATGAGTGGGAAGAAAGCCGGTGTATTTAAGCTGCTTGTGTTTGGTGGTCTGTTTGGTGGAAGGCGTGTCTCCCAGAAAGGACGTCCCTCCCCCGAACGAAAACGCATTCTCAATCACATTTAAACCAAAACGCATCCCTGATTCATGGTTCCGAGGAAACACAAGAAAAGGACTGGAGTCCCAGCAGAGCCATGACAGATTTCTTGTAGATTGTGATAAAGTCATGTAAAATAAGCACAAAGCTTAACGCTCATATTGTGTCTCCTTATAGTGGTTTTCTGTCTCTTCGCGGCCATTTCCCAAATCTTTTTAGTGGTTTATGTGCTATTGTATTTGTTACGTATCTCTCTATGGTCATGTGgtgtctctttgtttacaaCTTTTGTCCCTTTTTAGTATGTGCAATGTGTCTAGATTTGAATGTCTCTGAATGAGTTTGCAATATTGGGAAAGTTCTCCACTCAAAGAGTTGGGGGAAGGATTATGTTCCAGGTTCATAATCAGTTTTATTTGCAAATCGTGCATTGGGCTCCTAACCCAGATTCAGTGCTTCACAGAGTTTCCtaagttaaaaaataagacTCACCATCTGGCTGTTTATCCTCTAATGAGAAGCGAGGCGCTCCAATTGTGGGTGTAACGTTTCACGCCTTCCTTCTGAAAACCGAGTGGCTGACGTTGAGTAGTGGAGCTACAGCTCAAGTTTCAACTTGTCTGAGAAATGTCCAAGGTGTGAGCCGACGTGTATTCAGTTGTCTGCAATCTACAACAGATAGTTCGTTATGATATGTAGTTTTGAAGTTGAATAAATTGACTCACCTCATTGTGTTTTGTGAATGCACTTATAAACCACATGACTGTTCATTGTCATCATCATTGGGAACCAACCAAAACAAATGGAGAATGtaaagcagatttattttcttctaaaaCACAGAATAAGTAAGCTCAGTCTCTCCCATTGCAGCTCTCATTAAAATAGCTTTGGGATAATCTGATAGTCCAAGCATGTTTGACATAATGCAATAAAGGATTTAAACTTACTGGACATAAAAGGAGGATCCAAAAATGGAACAGAAAAGGCAGAATATACCTGGctccaaaaaaaacctcacccATAAAAGAGGAAGAGCACACAGACTAAATACATGAGGGCCTGATCAACTAGTGAAAAACAGGTGTGAATCGACTAAACCACGGCCTTAATTCTCTCACATACTCAAATAACAGGAGACACTTGATGTGTAATACATTTACTAAGTCAGTTTGTTAATAAATTACTCTGTGTTAGTGTAAAATGCCTAAATGCATGTAGTGTTACGGAGTGCTAGTGTGTATGAAATAGTGGTATTTTGCCCTTTATTATTTAATGTGCTTAGAGAAAGATGTACCATTGTCGTTTGGCAAATACTTGTGAGCAACATTCTGAAAGGGTGGCTGTGTAGGACATCTGTTCCTGAGTCACCACAGCTTGCCCCCTCTCATAGCGCCTCCATTCCATGCTCCGGGTCCAATACGGGTCTCTTCTCAAAGTCCCTGTCTGTCCTCTCCACGTAGCGCTGCAGGGTGCTGTAACACTGCTCGCTCCTGGAGAAGGTGTAGTGTGCCGAGATCTCCTCCCACGCCTTGTGGCTGGGGAAGGGGAACTCCTCGGGGTCCTTGTTCTCAAAGAAGCTCTGCAGGTTTCTCTCGGCCAGCTTGGTGGCGTAGTCCTGCGCAAAACTGTCAAAGCGCTCGTTCTCTTTCTCCACGTAGCGCTTCCAGAACGTGAGCTGCAGGTAGCTGACTTTGGAGCGGCAGTTTGTGCAGCAGGTGCAGATGAGGCCCCCGAACGCAGCCACGATGATGATACACCAGCCCAGGATCTGCGGGCACACAGGTTAATACTTGGACCACtaaaatgtgttgaaatgaaacaaaatgactTTTTCTCAAAGTAAAATATGTGAACCATCGCACTTCTCTAACTGTGGGTGGAGATGCTCAGATGCTGAGCGGCATATTCTACTTCAAGGGGAAGGGGAGACACGTTTGTGGATATCGAATGAAGTACCATTGTGTTTTGGTATCACTTTGAgggtactgttttttttaaacaatatcgTTCCTCGTATCCTTTTTTACTCCATAGTATGGAAGAAACTCCAAAAACCCTGGATCTTACATTTCCCACAATTCAAATGGATAGCATCTGTGagatgttcctgtttgtgtgcttttcacatgttttttttctatagagcagatgtgacaatgcagtaaataacgctatgaccatataaggcacacaagggaactgagggatgaagaaGTACAGAACACCTGGGCATCTTGGACAATAGCCGTTTGAGACCAGAACCAGCTCAAACTAGTCGTCAAGGACGCGAGGAGATTTTAAAAAGGGCCAGAGTCGGACAACAGGCAGACTCTTGTATGtagtctccaggtgcacctgcggggaattgctcaatgtatctaTTTCTCTTCTTAATTAATGTTAAGCTCCTCCAGTTTCACAAGACGTACGTCCCTTAACAGGACCCCGAGTAGTGcgagtctctctctcacctgtgaCTGGGCCCTgaacatcagcagcagctccatgcGCTCATCCTTGGACAGGGTGGACCGGTCACACGGCACTTGGGCGAGCTCCTCCCGACACTTCATGGTCTTGTTTTTACAGAACAGATCCACCACCACGTTTTCGTCGAGGCCGCTGACGGCACACTCATAAAAGGTCCCGTTGAGCAGGGCCACCGAGAGCCACATCACGGGGGCCACGCAGGCGCTTGTGAAGATGTTTGCGAACGCCCTGAGGCAGCCGAGGCAGTTCCCCCGTGGGCAAAGCTTCATGGGGTTGAGGCAGCAGCCGGTGTAGAGCCTCCACAGCCGGCTGCTGAAGAAGAGGCCCAGAACCAGCAGCACCGCCGCCGGGCCCAGGAGGAAAGTCAGCCCGTAGGCAAAGTTCTGATCGTGGTTGCACGGGCAGGAAAAAGAAACCATGGAGAAGATTCGCTCCCCGCCTATTGTGAGGATAGCCATGAAGCTGTAGCCGATGGTGGCCTTCTGGTTCATGAAGAAACGCAGGACGGTCTGGAAGTTATCCATGGTGCCGGGCGGGGGACGTTTTTTGGACACAATGCCACGAGAGATCAggtaaagagaaaacaaaagagagcGAGCAGTGAAGAGGTTGAGTGTCTGCAGCGATTCCCGGTCTGTGCCCCTCCCTTTGGCCGAATCTCCTCCCTCAAGGAGCCTCCTTTTGCAATCTGACGCTCGCTCACAGCCGAGCCTTCTTACTCTGCTCCTACTGCAAAGGGAGAACGCGCTTTCCCCCCGCTGAATGGAAACCTCCTTTCCCAGCAGTAAAGGAGTTAATGCTTCACCGCATTCTGTCCACATTACCCTCTGTTCCTCATTACATGCTTCCTCCCGCAGCCTTCACTGGgttgaggcaaaaaaaacatccaaaacaatGCAGCTGGTCTGGTTTTTTACACGCGCCCTGAAGCTATCACATGCCggcaaaacaaacagcaaacacaaagacacaaaatgagCAGAGACGATGTCATGCTTTGgtttcttttcacttttataCATGAAATGAATAGGACATCTGGATTTGGGTCTCTTTGTGCACACAttaaattcattcattaaattcagtcattaaacacaacaaacaaagtctCAGTCCGTTGTGACGGCGGCGAGCATCTCAGAGAGGATGACATTTTCAATTCCACATCTGGAAGGTCGGAGTGtgcaaaaaaggggaaaaacgtGGGAGCACgaagaaatacaacaaaaacaaaggactcctttcttttttaatgttgcCATAGAAACCATACAATTGtccgcagagacacagaggcatCAGTAGCAGAGTGGGGTGAGGAAGTGATCACATCCTCTTGGGGTTTTTCTCTCTTGTATTCCCATAAGAACACTCTGAGAGCCTTAAACAGGAAATGGTTACGATTTTGCATTAGGCACATCATTATCTGCTGCTCCTACGGCAACGCCATCAGAAAGGTCATCACAAATTAATGAAAATCAGTGTATCAATGTATCTAATTTTagtttcattgttatttttaataacTCTCTATTCAAGAAATGAGGAACTTTCATTTTGTGCGGCTTTTGGTGGTCAGGACACAAGTGGTAGAATGGTAGAGATCTTGTGACTCCATTCCCACTAACCGGCCCGGTTACGGGTCCTCCTCGCAGGCCGCATTATTCCATCCGATGGAGCTACGACAGCAGGTCCAAGGCAAAAGCAAAACCAGATCCCAGTCTGCATAAGGTTGTCTGAGTCTGAGCTAATCCAGTTTCAAAGTGAaccttgaatttgaatttgatttgGTGCAGAATTCGACCGGCAAGCATTAACATAACTGCAGCTAACCTTACTGAATAACTGTATCCTGGTCTTTTTAGACTGTTATAAGTTCCTCATAGTAACTTTAATTGTATTGCACATGTCCTGCACAGGAAGTGGTGAAGTTGACACATTTCCGGATGaaactcaaaatgaaatgaactgtGGGCAGATAGAGCTGGCATGAATTCGTCTTCACCTTCTGCCTCTCTGTCGCTGCTGTTTCTTTGATATTTGAAATCACCGCTCTGCTTTCATTTGCGTTGCCAACTGCTTTCTCTTGTCATCCATTTTATCATTGTACTGCTAACAGAACTGAGAGCTTTTTGTTTCGCTCATTGCGGGTCCTAATTGTCATCAAAATTTTTGGTTTCACGTGCGCATTTATGCGCAGGATAACTCTTGGTGAGCTCTCAATTTTATCTGCCGCCATCATCCGGTCAGAATCAGTCCAATAGTTAAATCGGCCGTCGAACATATTGGTGGATGTCGGCTCCCTGGTTCGCCGGCAAATTCAGCGCCGATCCAACCCAGGCGGTCCTCTGCTGCCGGGAGGCCGTGTCACAGCACCATCCTGCCTTCGTCTATGAAACCCAGAACCGCCGGGGTGTTGGCGGGCTCGTTCGAAATGGTCGAGCCCATCCTTATCATAGGGTTGTCGGTCTCCTGACCGCTCTCCACGTACCGGTGCAGGGTGCTGTAGTAGTGGTCTTTGGTGCGGAACTTGTAGAGGCCGGAGATCTTCTCCCAGTCCTTGGTGGAAGGGGTGACGATGTCTTCCGGCGCGGTCCGGCCAAAGAAGCTCTTCAGGTTCCTCTCGGCGAGCTCTCTGGCGTGCTTGGCGCTGTACGAATTGATCAGGTTGCTCTCCTCCTGAATGTACGCTCCCCAGAACTTGAGCTGCTGGTAGCTGATGGGGGACGTGCAGCGAGCCAGGCAGTTGAGCAGAAGGTTGGACAACATGATGGAGGCAATGAGCAGCCAGCCCACAATCTGTGGTCACACACGGCACAGACTTAGAATCAAAAGGGTGGTTTTGAGTCATTATCTACTTATTTCCTACAGGAGAAGTTTGGAGAAACAGATTGAAGGCCCTTCACGGCGGGAGCTCAGGCCCATTAAGGCCCGTCCTATTAAGCCGTGCTTTTTTCACCCTGTAGAGCGACAGAGTTGCCTAAAGCCGTTGAGTCTATTCCTCTTTTTCGGCCAACTACCTTGTGACTTTGGTAAATTTGAAGTGTAAAATGGCTGCAAGGTTTCAGATTGCAAACAACTGAAACTCCTGTGGGACACACGTGGAGAGAAACCTAGGGTGGCAACAGAAAGAGCTTTCTGGTGCAAAGGT is drawn from Pungitius pungitius chromosome 11, fPunPun2.1, whole genome shotgun sequence and contains these coding sequences:
- the LOC119197437 gene encoding calcium homeostasis modulator protein 5-like, whose product is MWTECGEALTPLLLGKEVSIQRGESAFSLCSRSRVRRLGCERASDCKRRLLEGGDSAKGRGTDRESLQTLNLFTARSLLFSLYLISRGIVSKKRPPPGTMDNFQTVLRFFMNQKATIGYSFMAILTIGGERIFSMVSFSCPCNHDQNFAYGLTFLLGPAAVLLVLGLFFSSRLWRLYTGCCLNPMKLCPRGNCLGCLRAFANIFTSACVAPVMWLSVALLNGTFYECAVSGLDENVVVDLFCKNKTMKCREELAQVPCDRSTLSKDERMELLLMFRAQSQILGWCIIIVAAFGGLICTCCTNCRSKVSYLQLTFWKRYVEKENERFDSFAQDYATKLAERNLQSFFENKDPEEFPFPSHKAWEEISAHYTFSRSEQCYSTLQRYVERTDRDFEKRPVLDPEHGMEAL